A window of Fusarium musae strain F31 chromosome 1, whole genome shotgun sequence genomic DNA:
TTGCCAGCTGTTGGGTCACTCCAGTATCTTAGCATGTTAGATATTCATTTTACTACCGCAACAACTACTGATATTATAGAGCACTATTGAAACTTGCGAGTGACCATATTGAACCATTACGCAGTTGTGGTTATCTGGAACTTATAGGAAGAATGTTGATGAGCATGTTGTTCCGGCGATGCTCCAAGGAGAAACAGGgatctttgcttttgcttttcaTGTTTTAGCCTGATGTTTCCATGTAAGAGACTGAGTGGCGCTTATTGATCCATCCAGGGCTCCCTGCTCCTTAGGCCAATGATGCTGTTTACCAAAAGCTTGGTTATCCCAATTGCGATCGACTCAATCAGCCTTTTGGGATCAGCACAGTTCACACGGGGTTGCACCAGCATTTTAATTGGGCATGGTGTGTAATCAAGGGTCCAAAATAGGTCAGCCCTCATTTTCCGGAAAGGACTGCCTGCTCGCTTTGACCCATAACTCCCGTGTGGCAGCCGCATATGGTAGTCTTCCAGAAGCGGCGTTGCTGAGATTCCAGCTATCGATCTTTAGCGTGATATCACTCGATTGTTCTTTCGCTTATCCTACCTCATAATTCTTTTGGGCTGACTCTTTCTGGTTAACAATATGTCTATTCTTAACTCTGATGGCATTAGTTCTATTGGTAAGCAACTTTTCAGCATGTATCAAGTCCGATGCCCCTGTACCTGTGTATTCTCATACTGCCAAAGATTGACCAACACGGTtatcccttcttctcattgaaGCAAGCTACCAGGTTCCCAAGCTAGGGCTCTGTCATGAACCGTGGGAAGCTCAGAGAACAGCATCGGGCGCGTTTCAATCCGCTGGCCCTGAGGGTTGGTCATTCCTCTGTACGGAAGCTGGGAATTATATCATAAATACCAGATCATTGGGGATGGGTCTGAGGCCTGCTCCAACTGAGTAGTAATCTCATCGCACTTCACACAACTCGGAGCAACAAATAGCACAAGAGCAATGTTGTCTGTATGCACAAGGTTGAAAAAGTTATCTTCGCCAAGGTTGGAGACTGAATGAGTTCTGACAAAGGTGCTATATGTGAGAAGCAACAGCGCATGAGGAACGAACATGCTGCTGCTTGGTTCGAAAGCTGAGAGGAATAAATTTGAACACGCGGGAACAGAAATTGGCTACAGGTCTTGCCACCTGGAACAATTGTCCCTTCGAAACCACGATAGGAACGGTTATGCTACTGCACATATGGCTGTTCTGCGAAGGAAGAGGGAGATTTGTCGACTTCTAGTGTGATCTACCGTATGGCGGCGTATAAAAGTCAGACGCTTCATCACACGGCTATTCTAATAAGTGTATCCCCCGTCCTCGGGGGgggaaggcaagaaaacagcgaatCTTAATATAGGgtactaaaataaactcattaaaagctatcctaagcttagactatattacctaagtctttttgtcatttaggattgAGGTTCTGTGTTTTGCACCACAATTAATCAACAAGGGTTACTTCTTTACACAATTCCCTGACTCAGCTCCTTTACAATCAGTGTTCACTCTTCAGCCTAAACATGCTCTATTCCGCGCTTAGCTGGCACAGCCTCAGGCTGAAATTTGACAGTGGCAGATTGAACTGCAGCAGTGGCATGCCACTCTTGTTCACGCCGCTGCTTCGCTGCTAGTTTCAAAATCTCAACGCTGCAGATTTTGTTTACTCCTCCCAGCTTTCTTCAAACTAAACTctcacaacatcatcaattcAGAAGCCACAGCGATACTTTGATTCTCTATCGCCATCCCAACCAGGAACCCATCACCATGGGTTCCCTCCCCCCTCTCAACTCAGGATGCCCGTCCTTCATCGTGCTGCCCTCTGACAATAGACCTCATCAGACAGGAGCTCTCGCACGTCTCCCCGTCGAGCTGATTCGCATGGTAACCAAGAATATGGACAAACCCAGAACCAAAGACCTTCGATCCCTGGCCCTATCTTCAGCTGGGCTCTTCAACGTCATTCGTCCCTCTTACTACAGATCAGGCCGCTTTGAAGACTTCCGTGAAGCACTCAAGACTGCAGACGTGGCCAGAATGGAGCGCAGCTACCAGTTTGGCGGTGTTGATGTCTCCATCGTCTGGGGGAAGAAATATGTCAAGTGCAAATGTCTCAACAAGCTTGCAAAGCACCGCCGGCACAGACCGATCGACATTCTTCTGTCTCGCATCTTCGAAGGAGAATGGAACCCAAACTTTGCGAATGCTCTCATGTGGTTGTGCTCGAAGGGATTCTCGCTCCAACACTGGCCCCGAAACCACCACTCTCTTTCATCACAGAGCAACATGATGCCAGAGTCTCTGGTTCAGCTTTTCCAGAGAGGGATAGCCGACCCTGACAAAGTGCAAGGAATCTGTAAGATGATCCAGTTCCTTAGCGGTCAGGGCCTGCCAATCCCTCTCCGTGTGAACCCTGAACGAGCCCCAGGCTTTAGAGAACAGGAACGACAATGCAGTTGTTCTGACTGCGGTCCCCTCCCCCATTCAGGCTGGCTTGAAACTACCATGGCCATTGCCCTCCGCTCCCATTGTCCTCCTATGATCCTCGAGGTCCTTCTCCAAGAGTACGCCAAACGCGGGCTTTTCCTCACTGACTTGGAACTGGATACTTGGGCGCCCCCGCCAGCGATGGAAGATTGGTACGACGCCCAGGAACCTTTCTTCCCCGGCAGACCTCACCACGAGCCGTGGTTCATCGAGACCGACTTTGCAATCGTAGTCACCTGTCTGTACCGTGACCTCATGGAACCTACTTCCGACTGGGAGTACCCAGGACAAGCCGCCGATATTTGGGAAGCCAAGATGAAACTGCTCATACGCTACAGCGCCATCGACGAGCATGAGCTTTCTTTGTTCCAGGGGATTCTGAAGGCTCTTCGAGACATCGCCGAAATGCCCAAGCCGAGCCCATACACCCATGAATCCGACGGGTTATATCGCTGGGGCGCATTCCGCAATGCTATTCAAGATTCTGTATCGGCGCCTGAGCTCATGAGCACGTATTGGGGCATATCTGATTGGCACGAGGCTGAGTTTCCTGAGGAGACGCGTCGTCCGCACCGGTTTTATATCGCCGAGGACACCAGTATGTCGTTCTGGAGTATTGGAAGTGCTGTCGTCAGATCTCACGATTCATGGTTTTGATCTTATCAAGACGATGACTTGTCTTGTTGGTGTGGCGATCATCATGAGCACTGGGTTGCTACGGTTGGGTATGACGCTGGGTATGAGCGGCGGGTGGCTTCTCTTGAGGCCCTTGATCGGACTTGAGCGTAATACGATCGAGTTTAGCAGTTTGATTCAGGGATTTGTTTTGATAAGGGTATACTACATTATACCTTTCAGGCTGGTGTGTGTTTGCTTTTGCGGAAAGGGGAAAGGGACTTTGAGTTTGTGCAAGTAGTATTGTCTTCTGGTGGTTTCTTTTTTGGTGTCTCGGGAAACACTCCACTCTGAAATCAAGATGAGCATGAGATTAGGTAGCACGATGCCAACTGACTGAGGTTAATCTCTTGTAACAACGGCTACCAAGAGCTAAGCGGATAAAATGGAGTGCCTTGAGCTTAGACACAGCTTGTGAGGTTGGGATGTAGATAAGTCCCCAGATGTAACTACGGCGCAGTATACTTCCATGCTTCTCAAGTGGCTCATCTCATTATTGTGGTCATTGATGTGGTAACCTAACTCTGGAGCCAGGAGATCCTCAAGAGGCTACGCTCGTCACGCTGCTCTACTTTCGCCCAAAATGAAGGTAAACACTGGAAAGCATTATGGCATACAGCAACTCTGAATTCTGTTTACCTCGTGATGGAACAAGTCAACTTTGCCAAACTTCCTTTTGGTGGGAGAAcacgaggaagacgagatgcTAGCTGCTAGCTGCTAGGCTCTGAACAAAAAGGAGGGGGATATGCGCACACTGTAGCCTGATCTCTTGAGTTGGGATGACTTCCTTTGCAGCGCAGTGGCTTTGCCCCTCCACAATGACTCCTCAACACTGGAGCCTATTTCCTGAGTGCGAACCCCCTGCTCGCCAGTGTTCAGATCCTCCGACTTCATTCCACCAACCAAACGTACTCTGTTCCAGCAAAAGCCCGTGTCCTGAGCCCAACAGCGCTTGAAACCTTGACTCACAGGTGCTAGGACTGTGCGGACGCGTTTGGAGCTGGTGCTGCCACTGCCAAAATTCTCCTCCATCCCACCTCGCTCCAGCTTTTCCCACTTTCTCACATCCCCTCTCTTTTTCACCCAAGCGGCTGACCACGACTCAATCTTTCGCAACTCACAAGACACTGAACGCAAGTCATATTGCCCTCTACTTCACATCACATCTCTGTCGTATTCGCGGCTAGTCACTACTCGATATCACAACCATAACAGCTCGCGAGGCACCCAACGCGCCTCGTCTTCTACCCCTCTTCACATCTCCTCTCCTGTCAACAAGGCGGTTGACCACAACTCAACCTTGAACATCTCACAAATCAC
This region includes:
- a CDS encoding hypothetical protein (EggNog:ENOG41), whose translation is MGSLPPLNSGCPSFIVLPSDNRPHQTGALARLPVELIRMVTKNMDKPRTKDLRSLALSSAGLFNVIRPSYYRSGRFEDFREALKTADVARMERSYQFGGVDVSIVWGKKYVKCKCLNKLAKHRRHRPIDILLSRIFEGEWNPNFANALMWLCSKGFSLQHWPRNHHSLSSQSNMMPESLVQLFQRGIADPDKVQGICKMIQFLSGQGLPIPLRVNPERAPGFREQERQCSCSDCGPLPHSGWLETTMAIALRSHCPPMILEVLLQEYAKRGLFLTDLELDTWAPPPAMEDWYDAQEPFFPGRPHHEPWFIETDFAIVVTCLYRDLMEPTSDWEYPGQAADIWEAKMKLLIRYSAIDEHELSLFQGILKALRDIAEMPKPSPYTHESDGLYRWGAFRNAIQDSVSAPELMSTYWGISDWHEAEFPEETRRPHRFYIAEDTSMSFWSIGSAVVRSHDSWF